A stretch of DNA from Mycobacterium senriense:
GCCGTTCGCGGCGGTGGTGTTTTACCCATTACACCTGTTGCCGTTCGGCGTCGTCGCCTTCCTCTGGCAGATCGCCACCATGGCCGCGCTGTACGGCGCGGTCCGGCTCAGCCAGCGCCTGATGGGCGTGGCCGCCGGCGCCGCGGACCGGCGTGTCGCGATGTTGTGGACGGCGGTCGCCATCTGGATCGAGCCGCTGCGCAGCACATTCGACTACGGACAGGTCAACGTGTTGCTGATGACCGCGGTGCTGTGGGCGGTCTACACCACCCGGTGGTGGCTGTCGGGACTCCTGGTGGGCGTGGCCGCCGGCATCAAGTTGACGCCCGCGATCTCCGGTGTCTATCTGGTCGGCGCCCGCCGGTGGGGTGCCGCGGTGTTCTCGGCGGTCATTTTCGTTGCCACCATTGGGGTTTCGGTCTTGGTCGTCGGCGATCAAACCCGCTACTACTTCACCGACCTGCTGGGCGATGCCCATCGGGTGGGCCCCATCGCCACCTCGTTCAATCAGTCCTGGCGCGGCGGCATTTCGCGGATCCTGGGCCACGACGTGGGCTTCGGCCCGCTGCTGGTGGTCGCCATCGCCGTCACCGCGGTACTGGCCGTGCTGGCCTGGCGCGCCCTGGACTCCGCCGATCGGCTGGGCAGGCTCCTGGTGGTGGAGCTGTTCGGGCTGCTGCTCTCACCGATTTCGTGGACCCACCACTGGGTGTGGCTGGTGCCGCTGATGATCTGGGCGATCCACGGCCCGGTGCGCGCGCTGCGCGCAGCGCGCATCGTGGGCTGGGGTTGGCTGGCGCTCACCGTGATCGGCGTGCCGTGGTTGCTGAGCTTCGCTCAACCGACCATCTGGCAGATAAGCCGGCCTTGGTACCTGGCGTGGGCCGGGCTGATCTACATCGTGGCGGCGGTGGCGACGTTGATCTGGATCGCCGCCAGCGGCAGCCGGGAGACCCAGTAGACGGGCCCGGCCGCCGTCTATTTGTCGACGATGCCGTTGATATCGCGGGCCATGTCGATGTCGTTTTTGGTGATGCCGCCCTCGGAGTGCGTGACGAGGGCGAAAGTCACTGTCCGCCAACGAATATCGATGTCCGGGTGATGGTCCTTGCTCTCCGCGTGCTCGCCCACCCGGCGTACGGCATCGATGCCGGCGAGAAAACTCGGAAATTTGATCGAGCGGCGCAGGGCGCCGTCGGCGCGCTCCCATCCGGTGAGATCGGGCAGTGCGGCGTCTACTTGCTCATCCGTTAACACAGCCATCCCCCGACGGTATACCGTCACCGGCCATGCCGCGGTAGAGGAAGGTGCGACCGTTTTCGGCCGGGTGGCTATTTACGAGGCAACAGCGGGACCCGGTGCCTGACTTTTCTGGTCCAGCTGCACCACGACGTTTTCCTCCGGCGGGTTGTGTCGTTCTTGGTATGCCGTCTCGAGGATCGCCGGAACCCGTTGAAGGTCGCGGGCCACGCCCATCAGTTCTTCGAGGATCATGATTCGTCGCTGGTTCGCCTCAGCCAGTGTCCGCCGGGCCTGCTCATCGGAGTGGCGAGCTCTCTGTTTCGCGTCGGCGAGGAGTTGGTCGCGCTCATGCTGGGCTTCCTGCCACGCCTCATCGATCAACGATTGGGCTTCAGCACGCATCCTGGCGAGTTCGGCGTCGAACTCTTTCCTGGTTTCCGCACACTCCGTCTCCAGCGCTTTTCGCTGCTCTGCGATCTCCGCCAGCAACTCCCGGTGCTCTCGGTGGGCGGCCTCGGTCTCGGCCTCGGCCTCCGCGATCAGCGCTTCTACTTCGGCGCGCGATTCGCCCTGCATCTGGGAAATCTCATCGAGGGCACGCCGCAGCAACTTCGCCATCCGATGTTGCATCGCGTACGGCGACGGCGAGGTGTCCGAGAGGAGGGCGACCTCATCCTTGAGGCAGGCGACTTCGATCCGCAGCGCGACGGCCTCATCGCCGGATTCGTTTCGCTGGGCCCTGAGGTTCTGGACTTCTTCGATCAGGAACTTCTGCTTGGCGAGCAACACCTCGATGTAGGCGTCGACCGCAGCCGTGTCATAGCCCCTGAACGTGCGGGAGAACGTCTTTGCGGGTTCGGTGGTCATTGCCAACCCCCATTCTGAGGAAGTGCCTATTGGAGAGATAGTGACCGGCTAAAACCGAGTATCCCACGCGGGCACGCAAACCGGAAGAGAACCATTGTGTCGCAAGGGATTTCGATATGCATCGCGCGCTTTTCGATGCCATTCCGATGAATTTGGTCTTCACCCGCGCAGCGCGTTGTGCCCGGCCGAGGGCCCGGAGGTATACCGTCACTGGCCATGTCGACCCAGATCGTCGTCGCGGGTGCGGTGATCTGCGACGCCAAGGTCTTGGTTGCACAACGCGTCCGTCCGCCGGAGCTGGCCGGCCTGTGGGAGCTGCCCGGTGGCAAGGTCGCGCCCGGTGAAACCGAGCGCGACGCGCTGGCCCGCGAGCTGGCCGAGGAGCTGGGCCTGGCGGTCGGTGACGTCGTGGTGGGCGATCGGCTGGGCGCCGACGTCGGGGTGGGCGACCGGTTCACGCTGCGTGCCTACCGCGTGCGCCTGCTCCGCGGCGAGCCCGACGCCCGCGATCACCGCGCGTTGCGCTGGATCACGGCGGCTGAGCTGCACGATCTCGACTGGGTGCCGGCCGATCGTGGCTGGTTGGGGGACCTGACCCGGGTCCTTTGACGGGTCCTCATAAGAAGTCCACAGACTTCCGGCAGCTGATGTACAGCCGCGTTGCAGGTCTTCGCAGTCAACTGAATAGAACAATATGACTTGTAATAACGACGCCACACGACCCTGCCCTGGATGTGCGTGCCGATACGAGCCGAATGATTGTCCAGACCTCCCGTCCCGGGGATGGCGCCGGACCGGGACTCAAGGGTGCGCAAAAACGATGCTCATGACGACTTTTTCCGTAATGTGCCCATGCGCGGCGGACCTGATTTCGCCCGCGGCGCGGACCTATGCT
This window harbors:
- a CDS encoding mannosyltransferase; amino-acid sequence: MGTDEAAARTPLAKVGRIDTTSAAPAAPKPQRLASLLQAAAPTLLIASIAARLAWTYLAPNGANFVDLHVYLGGSAAIDHPGTLYSYVYADQTPDFPLPFTYPPFAAVVFYPLHLLPFGVVAFLWQIATMAALYGAVRLSQRLMGVAAGAADRRVAMLWTAVAIWIEPLRSTFDYGQVNVLLMTAVLWAVYTTRWWLSGLLVGVAAGIKLTPAISGVYLVGARRWGAAVFSAVIFVATIGVSVLVVGDQTRYYFTDLLGDAHRVGPIATSFNQSWRGGISRILGHDVGFGPLLVVAIAVTAVLAVLAWRALDSADRLGRLLVVELFGLLLSPISWTHHWVWLVPLMIWAIHGPVRALRAARIVGWGWLALTVIGVPWLLSFAQPTIWQISRPWYLAWAGLIYIVAAVATLIWIAASGSRETQ
- a CDS encoding 4a-hydroxytetrahydrobiopterin dehydratase, whose product is MAVLTDEQVDAALPDLTGWERADGALRRSIKFPSFLAGIDAVRRVGEHAESKDHHPDIDIRWRTVTFALVTHSEGGITKNDIDMARDINGIVDK
- a CDS encoding DivIVA domain-containing protein, which translates into the protein MTTEPAKTFSRTFRGYDTAAVDAYIEVLLAKQKFLIEEVQNLRAQRNESGDEAVALRIEVACLKDEVALLSDTSPSPYAMQHRMAKLLRRALDEISQMQGESRAEVEALIAEAEAETEAAHREHRELLAEIAEQRKALETECAETRKEFDAELARMRAEAQSLIDEAWQEAQHERDQLLADAKQRARHSDEQARRTLAEANQRRIMILEELMGVARDLQRVPAILETAYQERHNPPEENVVVQLDQKSQAPGPAVAS
- a CDS encoding (deoxy)nucleoside triphosphate pyrophosphohydrolase, with the translated sequence MSTQIVVAGAVICDAKVLVAQRVRPPELAGLWELPGGKVAPGETERDALARELAEELGLAVGDVVVGDRLGADVGVGDRFTLRAYRVRLLRGEPDARDHRALRWITAAELHDLDWVPADRGWLGDLTRVL